TGCAAGTATTACCACACAGCATAATCaggcatttaattttcttgtctCATTGCAAAGAAAGCAGCCTTTTCCAGGATACTTAGAGGAAAATGCCACTGCCTGGATCTGAGCTATTTGCTGTTGAAATCCACTATCCATGCCCTGACAGAGCCAGAGCTCTTTCTCTAAGGAATATGCAGATCATCTTTTACACTGGTCTGGGGGCTCTCACACTCTTTCACTGCCAGTGTGGACTTTTTGTAAAAAAGAAGGATCCTTCCAGGGTATCTGTGAGGTGGAGACCAAACgagggaaagaagcagctgtagCTTAGCATCTTAAGTAGAAAAGAAGTGTTGGTAAATAATCacaccttctctgggcaacctgtgccagggcctcaccaccctcacagcaaagtttcttcccaatatctaatctaaacctactctctttcagtttgaagccattcccccttgccttGTCACTACTGGAACAGgtaaattctgaatttttaaaacaattcacTACTGAAAACTCACAGACTGGACGTCCAATATTGTTCTTAACACTGGAGTTGACAAAAGAGTAAGTAGGTGATGAGAAGGGAAGGGTGCCGGCTGGATTTGTAGTGGTGGTACTCTGGGAAGTGCctgaaaatgcagcagagccaggtggTAGAGAACACTTCTTTCTGTTTGGCTGATAAACCCAACCTGtcagagatgaaaaaaagatGCAGACACTCAATATTTTGGATGGTTTAATTATTTATCTAAAGCTATGTTATCTGTAATTCTGAAGGATCTGATAAGACAAGTCCAAAACCTGCTCCTTTAGGCAATGGCAATGCTCCACTTGTTTTGGTGAGCTAGAAATGGGGAATTTTACTGGAGatggaaatgaaacagaaatatttgggtATTGTTTAGAAGTTACCAAGTAGTAGCTGCTTGTGagacaaaaaaataccaaatactGGGGAGTGATGTGGCCCAGCTGAGGAAACCACATTAAGGAGAAGATGACACTCACTGTACCTTGGGCATTCAGTGTGGAGGAAAACCAGAGCTACTCAAAATGTGGTCTTTCCTCATGGTTTCCTTAACCCCTTAACTCTCACGTATATCTGCATGTTacaagaaacaacagaaaatatgaTCCACTGGGAACCCTGGATAGATTGTGGAAGAGCAGGTTTGCCTTTGCCTGACATTAACCAAACTAACAGACATAAGAATATATCATGAATTTACACTGAGCTGTTTGGTTTCTTACACAGGTTAACTCTTAATGCAACTTTAAAGAAAcgcctttctttttttttctttttttgaaagatgcaaggagagagggagagtgATGCTCTTTTCTTTATGACAGATTAGGCAGGATCATGAACAAGCAGCATTATGacaacagagagagaaaggatgGCAACACCTGGTATctcaacagctttttaaaagtgttttacaTTCTGTTATTTTTTGGATAAATGAAATTGTTAAGGGTACAAATTTTAACGCTTGACAAAAGGCTGTGAAACATTTTCCACAGCATTATGTGGGAACCTCAAGTCTACATGTTGAAGAATCCCACAGAATACAATGCTGTTTGTGCTTCCTGTGacatttccctttcctgcttttAAGAAATGGACACATGTGTCACCACAGGCCACCTGGGCAGCTGCTTCTGGAGCAAGGAAACTGATGTAGCAGGCCACACAAACTCACTCTCTGGCCACTCGACTACTATAGCATTCaaaaaagctgctgcagctgcagtgttCTCACCAGCGTTTTggacactttaaaaaattaatagtttCAAGCACACAGAAGGATTGTGTGCGTGAAATATCTGTACTTTTTTCCTATCTCTATTAATTGCCATAATGCAAGAGATCAATTTTCCAAAAAGCCCTGCACTTCTAAAGCATTCTGGCAAATAACTAAGATGTTTACcaggaaattcctccctgtgcctcagttttattttgttagcTTCCTCGTAATACGGCTGCTTCTGCTCTTCAGTGAGTTTGCTCCACTCCAGGCCGAGCTGAACGCTGATCTCTGCATTGTTGGCACCCGGGTTGGCTTTGgccacagcagccctgtggaTGCGGGCCCACACCATGAATGCATTCATGGGACGCTTCACGCGGCCGCTTTTGGTCTTGCTGAATGGAGTGTCTGGCATGCCTGTGCAACAAGGCAAGGAAAGATCATCACCTTCCAGGGAATACAGCAGGTCACACTCAATAACTCACCCACAGGATATTTGGCAACAGCATCACCGGAGCTTTGGACAGATGAAACTCAGTGCAGTTCATACAAAATCCTCCACTGCCCTTTGCTGGGTCACTGCACAAGGAATCAGTTACCTGGCTTTTGTTATGTAtaattacaaaaacaaaaaaaaaaaaaaaggaaataaacagggACTGCTAACACACTACTTTGGATTTCAGTTGGCTTGTTTTCTTATGAATTTGTAACCTAATCATTATATAGCACAGACCACACCACTGCAAATTCATTATCACACCAGAACTATGTAACCAAAACCCTAAGGATGCAGGGATTAGGATTAAGGATGGGGAGGCTGCTTAGTCCCACACCTGTGCAGTCCCTGCCTGCTCAACTGTGGGCGTTGCTATTTTGGGTTTCTGCTTGggttttgttgggatttttttttttgagacataaatatatttttttcttttttttttggatttggACACTTGTTTTGTTGGAGGAACATGTGTTCCCAAATGATTGTTACATGATACCTGGCTTTGGCTCTTTGTAAAGGCTGCATTTAAATTGAGCTGGCAACATGATGAATCCACAGGCCCCTTAAAACTGATCCCTGAGCAAGCAATTTCCTCCTGGAAAAGGTTTAGAAATTAACTTTCACATCATTGATAAAGGGAAAACGTCTTTAAGACCTTACTtaagtaattaattttgaatgcctagatattaaaaaaaaaaaaaaagcttctaatATAGATGTTTCAAAATGCTCTTCATTTAACATgtccagatttttttcagagaggTATATGACTATTTtatacctttaaaaataaagcagattcCTGACCTTAAAACTGCAATCACAACTCAGTGTAATTCTGAACCCTGTCCCAAGGTGCTTCATGCAGACAGGGAGCAACATGACAAAACTGCCTTGATTGTAACAAACCACTACAGAACTCCGTGCTCCGGTGCTTTTGTGTCTTAAACTGTGCAGGAGTTGTGCTAAACCTAGCCTTTGCAAAGGGATGGTTTTCTAACATGACCTTTCCACTTGTGTTCTCCTGCCTGATAAGCAGTCACCTGCGTGCCACCCTGAAAGCTCTCTGACCATAATACCTGAATCCGAGGGCAGGACTGTGAGGGGAACGTTTTTTGTTTCAATCTTTGGCCGCTGCAGTAGAGGCTGCAATTGAACTGGCACTTGTTTTACCGCCACTGGCGTCGCATGCATCAGCTGCGAGGGCAGAGGGCCTTGGAGCTGTACGTGGGACATGGGAGGTAAGGACTGAAACAAGACCGGGACATTCTGATCTTGAGGAGCGTTCCCAAGTTCGCGCAGGGATCCAGCCGGGGCATCAATCTTCTCCAGCCTCACTGGGCGGGCCTCATAGGCCACGTCGGGTCGCTCCGTTTGGACGGCAGCTCTTCTCCAGGGCTTATTGCCAGCTTGCTCCAGGATATTCTCCTCGTTCTGGCGGTCACCGCTGCCCCTTTCATGGTCCCTTTCCCTCCTGATAGCACTCCGGGCCTCATTCTCAACCGCCGCTGGAGCCGAGATGCAACTGCTCTTCTTCGCCGCTCCTTCGCTGTGCCCGGGCCGGCTCGGGTGTTCCTGCACTTGGACGCGCAGCCCTCCGAGGGAGCCCAtgacctccctgtgctggggggcCGAGGCGGGGCTCGCCCGGGCGCGGAAGCGGCAGTGCCTGACCCTGCGCTCCATCGCTCCGCTGCCGCTCCTCGGCCGCCGCCACCGTTGCGCCAACGctccccgcggccccgcgccgccggcgCGCACCGAGCCCGCATCCCGCACCAACCGTGGGGCGCGCAccgagccccagccccgcccgcTCGGTCGCGCTGTCCTCCCCGCGTCCCGCGCCCACCGCTGGGGCCGCCCCGACCCATCCCGTGCTCGTCGCTCGGCGCGCTCGGACCGGGGCGCACGGgtccccggccccggctccgcgCCCCGCAGCCGCCATGGGCGCCGTCGCCGTCGCCGCcccgcgctccgcccgccggCTCCGCCCGCCCTCCGCCGGCACCACCGAGCGCTGCTCCGGGCCGCCCAGAAGGGCCGGGCGCCGCTCTTTCCGCTTCCGCGCCGGTCATGCTGCGCTGCTGCCGGGCGGCCGCGGCCATCGCTGCCGGCTGCGCTCCGGGCTCCCCGCGCGGCCGCCGCGGCCTCGCCATGGCCAAGAGCAAGTTCGAGTACGTGCGGGACTTCGAGGCGGACGACACGGTGCTGCCCAACTGCTGGATCGTGGTGCGGCTGGACGGCCGCAACTTCCACAGGTGCGGCAgggccgggcgggcgctgcGGGGACCCCGCGGGTGCGGGCTGAGAGCGCTGCGCCGAGAGCGGGGTCCTGGTGGTGCCCGGGTTGCGCTGGGCTGTTCCTGTCCGGCCTGTGGGAGTCCTGCAGGTGCGGGGTTAGAGATCCTCGTGTCCCTCACTCGGCCTCTCCAGGGCACGGAATTCCACCgggattttgttttcagagccGGGTGGTAGGGAATGGTCCGAGTAGGAAAATGATTCCCTGCCTTGGGTGTGCTgaggagggacagcagctgcTATACAGAGATGTGTACTGGTGTTTGGAGTCAGTGTCTGTGTGGCATTTGCCTTCCCTCGGCATAAATGGGGCACAGTTCCCTCGCTTGGTAGATAACCCAAGTTCTTGCTGGGATATTATCTCTGGTTTTGGTAAAGCTCTTGAGTTTTGACAAGTTTATTGATAATGTTGCCCTTATTGGACTGAATATTAAAGACACCCTGTGAGAAAGGGAATTTACAGAAAGTAGTATTTGTTATCCATTTCCAATTAAATTACACAAACCAGCTTCTTTAAAAGACTGGTTAGGGTCAGATACTAGTGAGAAAGAGAATGGGTTATCCAGAGTGGATAACGAGGACTTTTGTTCTTGCTTTTCATACCTGGAGGGAATTCTTTTGTCAGTATTGACAGGATACTGGAAATCAGTATTCATATAAAGCAAATATGATGAAAACGAACGGGTTAGCATTTTTAGTAGCTTTTCAAGGGATTCTTATGCAGCCAATTTTGCTTTGAAGGTTTTCTGAGCAGCATGAATTCAAAAAGCCAAATGATGACCGTGCTCTGCACCTGATGACCAAGTGTGCCCAGACAGTGATGCAAGAACTGGAGGATATTGCTATTGCTTATGGACAGAGTGATGAAtatagttttgttttcaaaaagaagAGCAGGTGGTTTAAAAGAAGAGCAAGGTAACAGCTGCTTTCATACTGAAGTGAATTTGTTTTTAACATCTCTCTATAATTCTTCTTCAGGTTTGTCTTTACCTACACAAAGAAGTTAGGAGGAGGGATGGTGCTTACACTGCAGTTAGTTTAAGTTTTTTATATAGATTCTTTACATGTGATGTTTCAGGAAAATATGTTCAATAATACAGAGCTTGTAAAAAAGTTATATAAACAACTTATTATATAAACAATCAAAACATTATaaacagacatttttttaataaaatgttacaATTCTCAGTACCTCTGTTGTTCAAAAGTCTCTGTGCCATTCCTCATCTGTTTGGCCATTATTTAAGAAATGCTGCCCTCCACTAGAGCTGTCACTACTGATACCTCAGATAAGCACAGATACATAGTCACACccatgtatttctttctttttttctcttgttctgtgTTTGCAAGTAAGTTCATGACTCATGTGGTCTCCCAGTTTTCCTCAAGTTACGTGTTCTATTGGAAGGATTACTTTAAGGACCAGCAGCTTCTGTACCCCCCAGGATTTGATGGACGAATTGTGTTATATCCCAGCAACCAGAATTTGAAGGACTACCTCAGCTGGAGGCAAGCAGATTGTAAGTGTTCCTAGAAAAGAGAGATTTATGCAGTTGAGTTCATTTCTCTgaacagaaatgtcttttctgcCAGTGTATTTGCATATACAGTTGTCAGTGAAAGAGCAGCAGGTAGAGTGGTGATTTTCAATAATATTACACTTTTTCTGGGCTTTGTATGGGTACTGGCTGAAATTTGGAGTGTTCAGGCTACAACTAAATTTATTGCATCCTGAGTGAATTCAGCACAAGAAATATTAGAGCTGCTAATAGAATGAATCAATTAATTTTGGTGTTCAGAGTGGCTTAACCAAGGTAATCTTTAATGATGTGAATATTCAAGTTTGCAGCAGGTAGTAATCAAAAGTGCTGAATATTCCATGTTAGAACAGACCACTGGATTTGTCTCTAGACCTTTGTCAGTACCTAGTCCCTGTtgtcaaatgaaaataatttacattataCATAAACACCCTTCAGCCTCTGCTGTGCCCTTTTCATTTATGAAATCTATCTTCTAGTCATGATACGCAGTaccttaaaaatgtattatgaACATTGTATCTTCTTTAGAAACTGATTATATTAATTCCCCATTACTCTTGGCTGTTTCTTAGATACAGCTCTGGAAATAAAGCTGTTTTTTCCTAAGTAGTCACTCAGATTTGGTAAATGACCATCCTCACactcatttctgtgttttctctaGGCCATATTAATAACCTTTATAATACAGTGTTCTGGATGCTTGTGCAGCGAGGTGGTTTGACACCAGTGCAAGCACAGGAGAGGCTCCGGGTAAGAGTCTGCCGAAGTCATGGTTTTTTATagctaaaaattaaataataagaTTTGCAAAGTGTCttgcctgcccagcagccctggcttgtCTGTTCTTACTGTAATAATTTTGTAGGTGTAGTCAATAGCTTCTTCAGTTGTGCAAATATTAATACCACTAGCAAATAACATAATTTTGGTCAATTATTAGCAGGGTTTAAGTTTTTAGTTGGCAATTTCAGAAATCTTAGAAAAGTCATAAAATGTTCAGCATCTAAACCCGTGAGGAACAGTTGCAAAATTCAGGTCCTGTTGATTGCCAGTCccttctgttgtgttttgtgTCCTTGTGCAGACTTTAGCAGattattcctgttttctcctgGAATCTGTTGACTGTCTTCCATTTGTcttgaaaatgtaataaaaaccCTCTTGGAATTAATTCCTCTGTTGAGAGAAGTAATTAAGCCTTGTGACTTAAAGGTGAAAAACTTCTACAAATGTCTGTCTTGCTTCCAGTATTCACCCCTCCTCTATCCTATAGGAGGGGTTTTCTCTAAGAGTATTTTTCGGTTCCTTTCCTCTCAGGGAACTTTGGCTGGAGATAAGAATGAAATCTTATTTTCTGAATTCAACATCAACTACAACAATGAACCTTTGATGTATAGAAAAGGAACTGTCCTAATATGGCAGAAGGTAAAAAACCCTATTGCCACTTGCTTTGGGCTGATATTTTAAATAGTTACACTGTGGCAGACAGACTGCACTGTAAGAGCACCACCTGTATCTCCAGTGTATGTCTGGGAATAAATAGATCTTAAAATTAACTATATTTGCTATGTAATTCTCTGTAAGATGACTCATTgttttggagatgtttttgaGAGCTGTTTCTATGAGCATAATATAAAAACCAGTCTCTGCAGTCTGGCTTAGATACAAATTATGACCATTGAGATGAAACATGTATCAGCAGATGACAATTTGTGTATCATTTGGGCCAGGCCCTTCCCAGGGTTAGGTCCCAAGTATATCCATGGCAAAGGAATTACAAACTTCTGTTCAATAAGGTAGCTCAGCTCACAGTTGGTTTAGTTCTTTTCTGCTTTAAGGTAACTTGGAAATGTTCATTATTCTACGATTGTATCACTCATTTAGTGGGAGAAATTCCTGTCCTGTGtttttgtattaaattattttaatagaatttttgaATCCACTCTGGAGCCTTTTACATCTGCTAATGTGCCAACTGTATTTTCAGGTTAATGAAGTAATcactaagaaaataaaactgccaaaggaagaagaagaaaaagaagtggaaGTGACCCGGACTAAGACTAAAGTTGTTCCCCTGCACTGTGACATCATTGGGGACCAGTTCTGGGAGGAATATCCTGAGATTCTGGCTGAGGATAGTTGATATCTCTGATGAGCATAACTGGTAGTTTACATTATGCTCTGCTTGGGTTGTTGGCAAGTGAGGAATACAAATGGTGGATGGTAGAGTTTGACCTGGAACCCTCTTCAGCAGCTGCATTGGGTTTAGCACTGTTGCTGTCTAAAAAGAAGACACTGGTGCTGTCTGGCATA
This portion of the Vidua macroura isolate BioBank_ID:100142 chromosome 15, ASM2450914v1, whole genome shotgun sequence genome encodes:
- the SOX30 gene encoding transcription factor SOX-30; this translates as MERRVRHCRFRARASPASAPQHREVMGSLGGLRVQVQEHPSRPGHSEGAAKKSSCISAPAAVENEARSAIRRERDHERGSGDRQNEENILEQAGNKPWRRAAVQTERPDVAYEARPVRLEKIDAPAGSLRELGNAPQDQNVPVLFQSLPPMSHVQLQGPLPSQLMHATPVAVKQVPVQLQPLLQRPKIETKNVPLTVLPSDSGMPDTPFSKTKSGRVKRPMNAFMVWARIHRAAVAKANPGANNAEISVQLGLEWSKLTEEQKQPYYEEANKIKLRHREEFPGWVYQPNRKKCSLPPGSAAFSGTSQSTTTTNPAGTLPFSSPTYSFVNSSVKNNIGRPVCESPAIRLTASSIQHAVPMTLFQTTAASTTSVAVAVPTLPLRPVVSSQHFAEPAQTEAFVSPGLNFSLKRPAPVFAESFSNRNPSNISSTSGRFSVSNSEIPGISVFPRGIALPQATPFIPSPAYVSAPIGQPASLFGGTPQFPFCHPSFIPGPRCLPSSTFPLRAPFGYGNFSSSVPQCFGFYEERNQRQEVIFSTLDEDYRFRAYSGERLCENQRVCGSPEIVSCQSTCSEERVLSPLPQLNVEVVEEVLPSPPSTPSSTYIVNVTDSDEEEEVKFFQVL
- the THG1L gene encoding probable tRNA(His) guanylyltransferase isoform X1; translation: MLRCCRAAAAIAAGCAPGSPRGRRGLAMAKSKFEYVRDFEADDTVLPNCWIVVRLDGRNFHRFSEQHEFKKPNDDRALHLMTKCAQTVMQELEDIAIAYGQSDEYSFVFKKKSRWFKRRASKFMTHVVSQFSSSYVFYWKDYFKDQQLLYPPGFDGRIVLYPSNQNLKDYLSWRQADCHINNLYNTVFWMLVQRGGLTPVQAQERLRGTLAGDKNEILFSEFNINYNNEPLMYRKGTVLIWQKVNEVITKKIKLPKEEEEKEVEVTRTKTKVVPLHCDIIGDQFWEEYPEILAEDS
- the THG1L gene encoding probable tRNA(His) guanylyltransferase isoform X3, producing the protein MDRVMNIVLFSKRRAGGLKEEQGFDGRIVLYPSNQNLKDYLSWRQADCHINNLYNTVFWMLVQRGGLTPVQAQERLRGTLAGDKNEILFSEFNINYNNEPLMYRKGTVLIWQKVNEVITKKIKLPKEEEEKEVEVTRTKTKVVPLHCDIIGDQFWEEYPEILAEDS
- the THG1L gene encoding probable tRNA(His) guanylyltransferase isoform X2, with product MTHVVSQFSSSYVFYWKDYFKDQQLLYPPGFDGRIVLYPSNQNLKDYLSWRQADCHINNLYNTVFWMLVQRGGLTPVQAQERLRGTLAGDKNEILFSEFNINYNNEPLMYRKGTVLIWQKVNEVITKKIKLPKEEEEKEVEVTRTKTKVVPLHCDIIGDQFWEEYPEILAEDS